Proteins found in one Arachis stenosperma cultivar V10309 chromosome 8, arast.V10309.gnm1.PFL2, whole genome shotgun sequence genomic segment:
- the LOC130943747 gene encoding uncharacterized protein LOC130943747 produces MVTGYKQEYVYKHPWERVTSASWRKFADAENKRILSHILEVDMLNHSLDSSNGILRTTRAITVHCPGPWFVRKIVGQDMCHCVESTVVDARSRSMQLISKNISLQKFIEVQEMTRYDPHPDNPAGWTLCRQETSIRIKPFSALASMAEKVEQRCAERFLQNSGKSKEVMERICKYLEAESSGFSL; encoded by the coding sequence ATGGTGACAGGCTACAAACAAGAATATGTGTACAAGCACCCGTGGGAAAGGGTAACATCTGCATCCTGGCGGAAGTTCGCAGACGCTGAGAACAAGCGAATTTTGTCGCACATTCTAGAGGTTGACATGCTGAATCATAGCCTGGACTCTTCCAATGGAATTCTTCGAACCACGAGGGCGATAACGGTGCACTGTCCGGGGCCGTGGTTTGTGCGGAAGATTGTTGGTCAGGATATGTGCCATTGTGTGGAATCAACGGTTGTGGATGCGCGATCTCGTTCGATGCAACTGATTTCCAAGAACATCAGCCTCCAGAAGTTCATAGAGGTTCAAGAGATGACTCGCTACGATCCGCATCCGGATAACCCTGCGGGATGGACGCTCTGTCGCCAGGAGACTTCCATCCGGATCAAGCCTTTTTCGGCACTCGCATCCATGGCGGAGAAGGTGGAGCAGCGATGCGCCGAGAGGTTCCTTCAGAATAGTGGCAAGAGTAAAGAGGTTATGGAGAGAATTTGTAAATATCTTGAAGCAGAATCTAGTGGATTCTCCTTGTGA
- the LOC130943748 gene encoding zinc finger A20 and AN1 domain-containing stress-associated protein 8-like — MDHDKTGCQAPPEGPILCINNCGFFGSPATMNMCSKCHKDMMLKQEQAKLAASSIGNLMNGSSSSSGNEPVIAANVDIPVNSTEPKAISTQPLSASVSEESGEAKPKDGPKRCSSCNKRVGLTGFNCRCGNLFCAVHRYSDKHDCPYDYRTAARDAIAKANPVVKAEKLDKI; from the coding sequence ATGGACCATGATAAGACTGGATGCCAAGCTCCCCCAGAAGGTCCTATATTATGCATTAACAACTGTGGATTTTTCGGGAGTCCAGCTACCATGAACATGTGTTCCAAGTGCCACAAGGACATGATGCTGAAACAGGAGCAGGCCAAGCTTGCAGCATCTTCCATAGGAAATCTTATGAATGGGTCATCAAGTAGCAGTGGAAATGAACCTGTTATTGCTGCCAATGTGGATATTCCAGTCAATTCAACAGAACCAAAAGCTATTTCCACGCAACCTTTATCTGCTTCAGTCTCAGAGGAGAGTGGTGAGGCAAAGCCCAAGGACGGTCCAAAACGTTGCAGCAGCTGCAATAAGAGGGTTGGTTTGACAGGATTTAATTGTCGATGTGGTAACCTTTTCTGTGCCGTACATCGCTACTCAGACAAGCATGACTGCCCGTATGATTACCGTACTGCTGCACGGGATGCTATAGCGAAAGCGAACCCAGTTGTGAAGGCCGAGAAGCTTGATAAGATCTAG